The genome window GGCGGAGGGGCCTGACACCGTTCGCCTGGGCACCGAGACCGTCGCTTTAGCGCTGGCCCAGAACCCTGAGCTGCGCGGAACTGCCCTTCCGGATCAATGGCCGACGGTAGAAGAACTGGGGATTAGCCTGCCCATGGCTACCGATTCGACGCTCGAGGCTCAGTCGGCGGAATCGAGCAACGCCCCGAACAAGACACCCGGCACGCTCTCTTTAGCTGCCGTGGATTGTGGTACCAATTCCATCCGCCTCCTCATTACTGACGTCGATGCGCAGTCTGGTTCCGTTGTGCGCGAGGTTACCCGGAAGAACACGATTGTTCGTCTGGGCGAGGGCGTCGATAGTTCTGGGCAATTGTCGCCAGCTGCGATTGAGCGGACTCGGGTTGCGCTGCGCGGATATGTCGACATGATGCTCGATCATGGCGTGAGTGCGGTCCGCATGGTGGCGACGTCAGCAACGCGGGATGCGTCGAATCGGGATGATTTCTTCGCCATGACGAAGGCCGAGCTCGGTCGGGTTGCTCCAGGGGCGGTTGCCGAAGTGATCGAGGGCACGGAAGAAGCGCGACTGTCATATCTCGGGGCGACGATGGATGTGGATGCCGAGGGGCGCGTCGTTGTTATTGACGTCGGTGGCGGTTCGACTGAGTTCGTCGTGGGGGACAAGGATGGGGACGTTGTGGGGGCAGTGTCGACCCAGATGGGTAGCGTCCGGTTGTCGGAGCGCTTTTTGCACACCGATCCTCCGACGAACGCGGAGTGCGCGGCAGCGCGGGAGGTCGTCGACAAGAATCTGCGTGAGGCTGCGGAAGAATTGCCTCTTGCTGACGTGGCGACAGTTGTTGGTTGTGCGGGTACTTTTACGACGGTCTCCGCAGTGGTTCAGGACTTGCCTGAATACTTGCCAGAAAAGATTCACCTTTCGACGCTTGACGCGGACGATATTCTCGCGACGACGGCGAAGGTTCGCGCGGAGACGGTGGAGCAGAGGAAGGCGCGGCCACAGATTTTGCCTGGTCGAGCCGATGTTATCGGTGGAGGAACGC of Corynebacterium kroppenstedtii DSM 44385 contains these proteins:
- a CDS encoding Ppx/GppA phosphatase family protein translates to MDCGTNSIRLLITDVDAQSGSVVREVTRKNTIVRLGEGVDSSGQLSPAAIERTRVALRGYVDMMLDHGVSAVRMVATSATRDASNRDDFFAMTKAELGRVAPGAVAEVIEGTEEARLSYLGATMDVDAEGRVVVIDVGGGSTEFVVGDKDGDVVGAVSTQMGSVRLSERFLHTDPPTNAECAAAREVVDKNLREAAEELPLADVATVVGCAGTFTTVSAVVQDLPEYLPEKIHLSTLDADDILATTAKVRAETVEQRKARPQILPGRADVIGGGTLIIDAIVEFFHAKAGIEQITVSEKDILDGIIAGLARRQVSFEA